The Vitis riparia cultivar Riparia Gloire de Montpellier isolate 1030 chromosome 3, EGFV_Vit.rip_1.0, whole genome shotgun sequence genome segment AAGCGCCATTAAAGCACTGCTGCTAGTGCTAGTTTCAAGGGTTGCAGGCACCATTTAGGTGCTATTTTTAGCCCATTTCAAGCGCAATTCAAGCACTATTTAAACGCCGTTGCTAGTGCTAGTTTCAACAACTGAAGGTGCCATATTCATGCGCTATTCACAGTGGTTGTCAGTGCTGGTTTCAAGCGCTTAAGGCGCCCATTCCGAGCACCATTCAACAACATTCAAAGCACCATTCAGCCCCCATTCCAAGCCTGTGAATGAAGGAATCGAGCTACACTCCGGTGGATGCAGCCCATCCCGTTGGCCGTGGCATGCATGGCATTGTTGGGGATGAAGTAGTCCACAGGTGGCTGAAAATTAGGAAGATGGGTTTTGTGTGGAAAAACTAGAGAGAGATTGGATTTCCAATGAAGCCCACTAACGAAATTGGGCTCATTAGTTAAATGAATGGGCAGTGGCccatttttacaaaatcaaggGCTTTGTGTATTGGGCCatgaattaaataagaaatttggGCCTATTTAGGTTCTAATGGCCCGGTCATGAATTACTTTTTATTGGGTTTTGAATTGATTAAGTTTTATATGGATTTAGGCACCCTTTCATAATCTGAAATCCTTTAATATTAATTCTGAATTATATGTGATCCTTTATACAtgcatattaaatcattaattttaatgtttGTATGTATAAAATGTAGCTTAATCTTGTGTTACATATATTAAATGTTGTAGCTATTGATGCATGcaaattttatctaaattgtataagatatattaaaatatatatatcatataatcttaatgtctagtgaaccatataattttttaataattaaggaatagccacagcaaccttaattatataaaaattatatattaagtaaatcTGGATCACAATAtggacattaattgtaattaattatatgaatatGATGATTTTACCCTATAGggatttcattatatttatataattaattaggataaaatattaatattaattttcctaATTTACCCACATGAGTTgggaataattaatttaataggtttATCATAAAGCTTATAGatagaaaaatatcaaactatattcataataaatttcataattaaataaaatagtttgataaagtctatcataaagataaagaattttattgaattaaagatttagcccacaagcaatttttaataaaattagattcaattttttaGCATGTTCCACATTggtaaaacatgaatttaaattaaagcctcagtttttaataagtttgtaatatttttttatgtagtttTACCTAGCATATCTGATATTCGTTGTGAGGTTCCCGAACTTAGGGGAGATAACTTTAagatatggaaggagagaattctTCTTCAATTAGGGTGCATGTTCATAGATTATGCTATAAGGAAAGATGAACCACATAAGATCACTGATACTAGCACACCTGAACAAATTTTATTGTATGAACGCTGGGAGAAATCTAATCGCCTTAGCGTGATGTACATTAAGACAAAAATCAGTGCTGGTATGCGTGGTTCAATCGAGCAACATGAGAATGTCTGTGAATTGCTAAAGGCTATTGACGAGCAATTCATCACTTCAGATAAAGCCTTGGCAAGCACCCTAATAATGAAGTTCACATCCCTGAAGCTCACCGATATAAGAGGTGTGCGTGAACATATCATGGAGATGAGGGACATTGTGGCTCAATTGAAGAAACTCGAGGTAGAAATGTCTGAATCTTTCTTGGTGCACTTTATCCTTAACACTCTTCCACCTCAGTAtggacctttcaaaatctcttacaacacacataaggataagtggtcaatcaatgaattgatgaccatgtgtgttcaagaggaagGAAGGTTAATGATGGAACAAGGAGAAAGTATCATGCTGGTGacgcaaaggaaaggaaagaaaggaaaatctcaagcCAGTCAGAAAGGGAAGCAGCAAATTTCTCCTAAATCTGATATTAAGAAAgacgaaaagtgttttttctgtaaaaagaaaggacacgtgaagaagaaatgtctgaaatttcagaattggcttgagaagaaaggtaaccctacctcatttgtttgctatgaatctaatatggttaatgtaaacaccaacacatggtggattgattctggatctacaatccacatttcaaattccttgtagggtatgcaaaacctaaggaagccagTGAAAAATGAGCAATTCATCTTATCCGAAAACAAGATGGGCTCGCATGTGGAAGCAATAGGGAcatgttatttaactttatatggtggttttattttggaattgcaaaggaccttttatgtaccaagtttctcacgaaacttgattttagtttctagacttgtaccgtttggatattcctttcatttttcagaaacatctttcagtttgatttataaatctgattgtgttgggaatggtatcttgtctgatggtctttattgtatattattACAAAATGATACCGCTCATAATTCATTACATGTCCAAACTAGCATTAAGAGATGTGTTGTAAAAGAGGATTCCTCTACATTGTGGCACCGGAGATTAGGTCATATCTCCATAGATAGAATCAAAAGATTAGTGAATGATGGGGTACTTAGTACTCTAGATTTTACTGactttgagacttgtgtggacTGCATTAAGGGTAAACAGACCAATAAGTCAAAGAGAGGTGCTACTAAGAGTTCCACCATACTAGAGATCATACATACCGATATATGTAGTCTTGACATGGACTCTCATGGTAAAaaatacttcatctctttcatagatgatttctcacgatacatgtatctctacatACTTCATAATAAACATGAAGCTTTAGATGCCTTTAAAGTCTTCAAGGcagaagtagagaaacaatatcactactacaaaaatagtttatggtgtcactatttatggtgtcacttttaaaataatgacatcgtagggtttataattaataaaggtgaTACATcgtataaaaaatcttcaattgaggtagttagatgatattagttttatatttatagtgtcattttttgggaagtgacatcatataaaataattttttttaagtattataacttAATGAGCCCACTTTTAGAAGTAATAAtgatgaataatatataaaaatccaATTGTTTCCATATTGCACCCACAATTAGAAGTAATAATGAtggataatatataaaaatcccATTGTTTCCATATTTCACCCAcaatctaaaaaatatcaatatataaaCCCTATACATAAAATCATGACCTTCTTCAACCTTTTCTCTCACCCATAGTCAACACGTTCACAACCGACATTCTTTACTTTGTGGACTCCaaggtaacccaaaatctcttagatgtataattttttttcttttattaatgtcattatattaattgttttaacaTCTTTGTATTATGGTTTTTGTGAATTGTGTTTTCTTgagttgtagggaagaaaaactTAGGTTTAATCTTCTAGCATATAAGAAAAAACTGtagattaattgattttgtaatCTAAACCAAACACATGATcaagtcattaaaaaaaaagtgaaaaacaggaaaaaaaggaatgatttttaataagtaattgTGAGAATCATAGGTACAGAATGCCCCGTACAGAATAAGTAATTGAATGGATCTTGATTTCTTGATTTTGTGATTTCGTGATTTTGGGAAAACTTCTCTGGGATATGCTCTATCTTGATTTCgtgattttgtaattttgtgATTTCGCTCAGAAAGTGTTTTGTAGGACCCCGAATCCAAGTTTGTTTTGTTGGAATAGTATGATTTATGGTTATTCAAAATATGGCAGCGTTAAAAAGGCTATTGAGTTGTTTGCTAAAATGCCTGAGCGCAACACTGTTTCTTGAATTTCTGGGTCTTTGAGTCAAAAGGGAATGTTGTTATGGATGTCGcgtcaaaaaaaagaaaaacccacaaaaatGCAAAACGATCCCATTCTGTAGTTTTGGCACGGTAACGGAAAAACTAAAACGATGGCATTTCAACGGGGAAACTCTGATGACTCCATGTCATTGAACAGAGGAACGAGACCCACCCTGTTATTAAGAAGCATGAAAACAGaatgaattttctttgaatttgagATGAGTAGAGGGACCATGGGGTTATTTGATAAACTGATAAGGACGCATATAGATGTATCATCAATTTCCAACCAAAAGCTACTACTATTAGTATATATGGTCTTTTTCCTAAGAGTTGAAACAATTGATGGCTACTTTGTTTATGTGGTGTGTCTGAAACCTCAATCCCTGATCTGAGTCAATCCTAAGGATATAATGTCATCTATTTGAGTAGACAAGTTTGAAGAATCACTATAGCTGATCATCTTCCTTAGAGTAGTACGTAGCTCTCTGATAGAGAGACTTTGGACCATATGAAGCGTATTGGAAATTGTGTATGACCTTGAAGATAAGACAACAAGCTGGAAGTCTGCAGTTCACatgtttaaagaaaaaatggtaCCACTTGTGGTTGTGTATATGGCATAGGATGTTTAGGAAGAAAGGTAAGATAAAGAAAGGATCAAGTCAAAACAAAGTCTTCCAAAGTAAATTCCACCACCCACCCTTTCACTTGTCCAAATGGGCGCAGAATGCCCTACCCTAGGCTTCACTCTTATGGATGAACTAGACAGTTGAAGGACCTCAACAAGgacaaatcaataatttaaatatatgtattttatatttattgccAACCGAAAGCAACTTGGAGTAATAAACTTCAACCAAAACAAAGgggcttttatttattttttttaagtaggtTTGTAAAGTATTGATTAATTACTATTTGTGATCATTTGAGCGCCCGTAAAGAAACAAAAGGGAAGGGAAGTGAGAACGAAAGTAGAAACTAATAGAATAAAGAGAGTAGGAATAGGGGCGTAGTgctttaatatgtttattttaataaattaaggaatgaaaaaattaGGACCAGATTTCCTGAAGCTTACATGGTTCATCTCCTCCTCCCGGCCACATGGTTCATCTTGATCAAATACCAGACGAGCCCCACACTTTTTCACCACTTAGCCGGCACGATTGGATCCAGCAAAGGAAACCTTCAGGTGATCGATGCTCGGGCTGAAAACCTCTCCATAAAGGGGTCGATACCCAAACCAGATGTGGTCAGCTTTTGAAAAATGCATGGAAGCCGTGTTGTGGAGAGAGAAGCCTCCAGATTCGTTCATACTAAAATATGCAGAACGGCCGAACTTACCCATGCCGATGTTTGGGTGGAAAACAACACAAACAGCCAATCCCATCAACCTGGTATTACACCAATGTGGAGGCAGCTCTACAGTTACTGAACACCCCAGGCTCTGATCGGTGAACCACTCCGGAATGCTACTCCCAGGAACAACAGCGTCATAGACAATAGATAGAGTCCACTGAATCATGAAAAAGTTGGAGGCATGCATGTAGAGAAATAATATTCTAGGATTAGTATTCCAAGATTATTTGTGGGATTGTGTCAATTATTTAACACGAcattaaattatgttttaagaATTCTTAGCATACGCAAACAAATAATAACATACCCGAATATCACTTGGAGCCACAAAGTTCGGTATTGATTCAACAAGCCGAATTCCCCGTAAGATAGCTTCCACATTGTCACTCTGCTCATTCTCCACTAGTCGTAAGCAATTACAAAATTCAGAGTTTAAATGTCCGGAGTTCCACCATGCAGTGAAGAATATCTCTGCTTGCCGGATCCATGGCAATACAAAATTAGCAGAACTTGCAGTGAAGAATTTGCTTGAGTTGGATGCAGAAGGACCTGGAAGTTATTGTCTTCTAGCCAATATATATTCGGAGTCTGGAAAGATACAAGGTGTTACAAATGTGAGAAAACTGATGAGAGACAAAGGAGTCCGGAAGAATCCTGGTTGTAGCTAGATTGAGGTTGATAATAGGGTACATGTCTTTACTGTAGATGACACAAATCATCCACAAATCAAGGATGTCCATAGAATGTTAGAGGAGATTATAGAGAAGatagaagaaattaaaaactatgCCAATGTGATGAATTCTGGCAGATCTCATAATTACCATAGTGAGAAGCTTGCTGTGCCACTTCGATTGATTTGAGTTTTCCTGGAATCTACTGTACAGTAAGTTTAATCCAAAGTTGATGGTCAAATACTGTACTGTATCTTCTACCTTGCCTATGCTGTTGTAAGATCAAACCCCATCTtcaattaatttcttttcaacCCTTCTGATGAAATTCTTGGCCAAATAATTAACTTTGCTGTTGAATTATGAGTGTGTTGGTGTAGATGGTTAATAAACTGATTTGTTGGATGATACTGCTAAAATTACATTATAATGCTGACTGTTTATGCTTTAATTTTCAGGATAGTGTATCAGAAGCAGTGAAGATCCTGAAGAAAGAGATTACTTGTAAAAATCCTATAAACTCTTACCGCTTTTGGCCTTTTGATCTTCATTTCATATTAAGCTATTGACTATTTGTGAACCCCATGAATATTCATAAAACTTTctgttataaattataaataagaattGTATGAAATCTTATAAAACTTAGGTGAAAGAAAAATCAGTAAGAAATTGATGTAACTTCAGAGAAAATAGCTTGTCATCTATGTTTCTTATGCctgcaattgtttttatgtgTTTTGGCACTATAGTGAGGTGTTTTATTAGTTCATATGTTTAATACGAAAGAGACCAAGTGGAGTATATTCcattaatatttaagttatgGCATTAGTctgctttcatttttttgggCATGCATATATGGGCATCCCACCCGTAtcatattggctttgcagtatGTAATCTATTGTTATGCTAACACAAATGAAATCCCAAAAATACCCATTAAAATAACATGGCAAGTAGAGGTCTTAGATGACCATGTTCATCAACCTTTTACTTTATCCTAACATGATTATGATGTCAACTAATTACatactgtggaccccgcatttcggctcaatgcgtttcccactcgatggcgaaactcgatttttattt includes the following:
- the LOC117911041 gene encoding uncharacterized protein LOC117911041 gives rise to the protein MAGVLPSISDIRCEVPELRGDNFKIWKERILLQLGCMFIDYAIRKDEPHKITDTSTPEQILLYERWEKSNRLSVMYIKTKISAGMRGSIEQHENVCELLKAIDEQFITSDKALASTLIMKFTSLKLTDIRGVREHIMEMRDIVAQLKKLEVEMSESFLVHFILNTLPPQGRKVNDGTRRKYHAGDAKERKERKISSQSEREAANFS